In Lolium perenne isolate Kyuss_39 chromosome 5, Kyuss_2.0, whole genome shotgun sequence, the sequence TCCGATGTGCCGTCGAGGAATCCGACGAGCTGGTGCGCCCGCAGCGGCGGCATGACTTGCGCCTTCCAAAGAGGGTAGTTGTCCCTCCCCAGCTTCTCTGTCACCGAGCCATGCTGCAGGCTGAGTCCAgacggaggcggagaagaagaagcgcCGTTCGACATGGTGGAAAggtttggctctgataccatatcaaGAAACAAGATTAGATTGGAACGAGACTTGGCATACAAGATTACATCAGATCTCATCTAAAGATTGTTACAACAACCGGCTATAGCTAGACAACTTATGGTACACGAAAACTAGAGATAGAATCACGAAAATGCAGGAGAAAGGATGGCACCCAGAGACGAGGAAGGGCGTAGCAAGCGACGATATCTAAACAGCCTAGCTACAACTCGTTTAACACCCTCCACCCGCTGAAACGCATGCCTTGATCTTTGTCTCTAATGCAGAACGTAGGTGTCTCAGTTTACCTGTGGTGACGAACTCACCTTTGTCATCTTTAGCTATAAAACTCCAAGCCCCCGTACCAAGTGGTTCCAAAAAGCTGCATCCGTGTTAATCTTCACCTGGTCCCGATCTGGCTTGTTCCGTAGTACTTCCTCGTTCATTTCACTCATTTGAGCTGCCCTACAACAAGACTAGGCGGCTGCACCTGCTTGAATTCAATGGCGTACTTCTGAATTGTTCTGCACGCATGGGGAGTAGAACGTTCTGCCTCGCCAGCATTGATCTTATTCCTTGCATTCCACCGGTTCCACACCAGAATATAGAAGGATTTGTTTGTTCTTGGGTAACGTGAACACATACTCCATCATCAGTTTTGGATTGGGTGCTTCCAACGTCCCTCAATACCGTTGATATCAGGCCACGCCGACAGAGTTCAGCGTGATAGAAGTTGCCTGGAGTTGAAGAGTCCGATCGGACCGGGCCAGCAATTTGTTGTAAACTATTGGGCAGAACCGGGTTGGTAGAAGCCTGTGTGACTAATTAAACCCTTTGCCATTTCAGCTAGCCCATGTCGTTCCAGCCAGCCACGCCAATGACGGAACGAAGAATTATTTaaacccctcccctcccctccctcccaAGTCCCACCCACGGCCACGACCACCAGCACGAGAGGATCCGTTCCGGCAGCTCGTCCCCCGCTGCTTATTCTCCTCTTCATCCTCGCCGCCGACGTACTGACCGGAGGGGGAGAGACCGACCGGGGTCACCGTACGTCTCGCGGGTTCAGGTTCTCCCTTCCGTGCTTCCTCACTAGTCAATCTCAGCTCCTTCCACGCCTCTGCTGGTGTAGGAATTAGGATAGTTCACTTGCAGGGGAATAGTTTTCTCACTTGAAAGTTTCCATGCATGATGGCTACGTCTGTCCTGAATTCCTGATAGAGAATAGTACTCTTGCTGAACATCTGCATTCATGCCAAAATGCTCTTGTATTTCCCTTAGGAATCGGAGGCATATAGATAGGAAGAACTAAAAGGAGGTCGTCATCATGTCCCGGTGGTTTTGCTGCTGCAATTTCCATAGTTCACAAGGTCATGGTTCATATCATCAACGCGAAGATGAATTTCGGTCCAGCCCAGATGAGAAAGAATTATGTGTGCGTGGAAAGAGGAAAGAAGGTACCACGCACCTTTTCAGCTGTTAGTTGAAGTGTTGAACCATGTAAAATTTTGTCACCGCTTaaatacttgtattttatttattccGCCTATGATAAGTGACCGTGTCGTGCATTCCTGATTGCTTTCTAGTTATGGTTTTATTATCTGGGCCTGAAGTTGTTTGTGAACACATGGTTAACAGAAAATGGGTTTGCTTCCAAAAGTGACCCAACAAGACCTCCTCCTCCCATTGAAGTACCTGAAATTTCACTTGATGAATTGAAAGAAAAGACCAACAATTTTGGGCCAAAAGCTTTGATCGGTGAAGGATCATACGGCAGAGTGTACTATGCTATTCTAGACAGTGGAACACATGTTGCTGTTAAAATGCTTGATACTTCATCAGACAGTGAGCCCGATAATGAATTTCTTACACAGGTACAGCTAGTCGGTAATATGCTCCTTTTGCTAAGTTATGATAGCTTTCCTCATATTTTTATATTACAACTCTATTGATgaactttatttatttattttggttGTAGCTCTTGATTGCGTCAAAATTAAAGCATGAAAATTTTATGGAAATGCTTGGTTACTGTGTGGAAGGAAATCAACGTCTGGTGGCCTATGAATTTGCTACGATGGGTTCTCTACGTGATATTTTACATGGTACGCTGTGGAATCTGTTTGTCTGTTTCTTCATTAGCCCATCATGATCAAAATAACTCATATAGGACAGTGGTTTTATCCACTCTAACATTGTTTTCATGCTTTCTGTCATCAACAAGGAAGAAAAGGTGTCCCTGGTGCACAGCCTGGCCCAGCACTTGACTGGATGCAGCGGGTCAAAATTGCGATAGATACTGCTAAAGGGCTAGAATATCTTCATGAGAAGGCTCAACCTTCGATAGTCCATCGGGACATACGGTCTAGCAATGTCCTTCTATTTGAGGACTACGGAGCGAAAGTTGCAGATTTTACTCTTTCGAATCAGTCTCCTGATATGGCTGCTCGTTTGCATTCCACCCGGGTCCTTGGAACCTTCGGCTATCATGCTCCTGAGTAATTATTCAACTTGAATACTTGAACAACACATGTATTTGCAGATTAGTTATTCCTTTCTACCATAGAGATGCCCCGCATAATTATTATTAGAAAACACCTCAAAAAATTCCCCTAAAAAATTATTATTAGAAAATATCTCATTATTTCCTTTCATACTAGGTATGGGTGATAGACTATTATTCAGACTATATTCAATAGCTACACAAGACTGTCATTTCTAAAACAAGATTTACGGTACAATTAATAGATCTAGTTCCACCGTGCCtgttctttatttttacatatgcAGACCTTCCATTGCACTATGTCGATTTATTATTTGTTTACACTACTTGTTTTATCTAAGAAGTGTTGTTTATTAACAATGCAGGTTTGCCATGGCTGGCCAGATAACTCAGAAAAGTGATGTATATAGCTTTGGAGTAGTTCTTTTAGAACTTCTGACGGGAAGGAAACCATTAGATAATTCAATGCCTAGAGGTCAGCGAAGTCTAGTTATATGGGTAAGTATGTGGTTCATAACAAAATCATAAAACCAGATTATTTTTCCGCAAAAAAATAATATACTAGATTATTCAGCATACAATTTCTTTCCCAGCTATGCTCTCTCTTTCAAAATAATTGACGTTCTAGGTTTCTCCTAAGTCAAACTattttaagtttgaccaagtttataaaaaatatcaacatctacaacaacaatttaGTTTTATTAGattaatcatgaaatatattttgaaACTAGATTTAACATTGTAGATGTCGACATATTTTTCTTTAAATCTGGTCAAGCTTACAAAAGATTTTCACACTAGATTTAATGTTGTAGATACTCTATcatcttttcaatgaaatgagaCACAATTATTTTGCATTTTCTCGAAAATATACTTACAAAATCATATCAGCGTCAGGTGAACAAAGTTCGCAAAAAATGGTCGGTATTGAATAAAAATTTTGATGTTATTCTTGATCTATTTATGTCCTCCAAATCAGGCTGTAGTTACTAACTATATCTCCTGTCACTTGGTACTATAGATTGATTTACATAACAACTATTCTGCTGTATATGTAGAAGTTGATTTGCATATTTCTGATCGGGTGCTAATACTCTCTGTGGACACAGGCAACACCTCGCTTGACCGAGGATACAGTAAAAGAATGTGTTGACCCCAGGTTGAAGGGAGAGTGTCCCCCAAAAGGCGTTGCCAGGGTTTGTCTCTCTTCTCCCCTCCCTTCTGTGTGCAGTACAATCGCCCTCTCTTACCGTGTCACTACCTAAGAAACAGCTTGAAACATATTTAAACTCTGAATGGTTCTCTTCTCTTGATTGCAGCTTGCAGCAGTGGCAGCGCTCTGCGTGCAGTACGAACCCGAGAACAGGCCTAGCATGAGCATTGTCGTCAAGGCACTCTCTCCCCTTTTTCAGCATAAACCTCAACCTCCACCAGCTGCTCCTTCTGATACATGCAACGGCTGACTTCTGTTCTGCTGATACATCTTTTTCATCATGAGCATTGTTTTACAGTACCACCCCTGCTTTACCAAGTTCCACAACAGGCTTCTGTTCTCCTTGCATTTCCTGTGTGGTGGTTTTGCTGACTGATGTGCTCTTGTTGCATAAGTTTAGCCCAGGCGAGCGAGATGTGTTTTGTTGATGACCACTTCAGTAATCGCGTTTTGGGTTCTCTATATACTGTAATGTGAGTATTTGGGAAGGTTGTAATTGGTTCATGGCTTGATGTTTCTGGGTTTGCCATTATATTGTGAATTTGAGCTGACAATGCACCCTCCCGATTGTATAAACTATTGAACCCAATTCATTTGCGAGGCGGTGAGAAATGCCCATATTCTTGTCCATTTTATTATCTTCTTTCCTGATACGAGTTATGTCTGGACTCCTTACTCTGGCTATTGTTGGCCTAAGGGAAGGCGGTTTTCTAGGAATTGTAGTGAAATGAACTCGTGTAAGTGGGTTGAATTGTCCATGCAGTTGTGCGGCGAGATGGTGTGGTACATACCTTATGATGCATATGGGATGATAGTGAGATATCCAGTTCTGTGATTTTGATAGGTTATGAGTCTCTTTGGTTCAAACTTCAAAGGATTTCCACGAAAATTTTGTAGGATTTTTAATCTACAGAATTGCCTATAGAGTCTATTTGGTTCAAAGGAATACATCCTCAATAATTACTATGGACTAATTTTTCTACACTATAATTTCATATGATTTCTAGCAAGAGATAAACCTCTTATAAAGTTTTCCTACATGTACTTAATTAATATACAAACTCATGTAGGATTCTACATGTCATGACAGTCTAGTCATGTGTTTTTTCTATTCATTTGTTTTTCATATTCTGTGAAGCAAAGAAACCCTAAATCTTCCTAATGTGTCGTATCTTTGGGTagatgatttttttttcaataaagagaatatattaatattaaaagatatcaattacacccaacCTCTGTAACAACTAATATCCTAatagcagtacggatgcacacatccaAAAAAAATAAAACAATACTAAGAAATAAAATTTCCGCTATAGTATCCCAGACCTAGCTACAGTAATACATCCACCCCCTAGAcatcacctgaaatacagactctccaaaagcgatgcctccaagaagggaacaatgcaccagcgccgtcgtcgctcgatcaaagaccttaggttttcaccctgaagatagtccccactctcaaaacaatgcctccaacaagatctTTGccgggcacaaccagttaaggacagaccttggattttcaccctgaaaggtaggactctgaacttcacctgtgctgcTGCCCCCACTTTCATATCATTGTTGCGAATCCCGGAACACCAAAGCAAGTTCCTCAACATCGCGGAGGCTTGAACCTTGTTTAGCTAATCCCCCAATCCCGCCTCCATGAAATTCCCTGTttgtgacttcaccatggaccaaaagtctcttgatgtcaacacagaacagagcttcgcgccactccctccggaaccaaacggtcggaataaaaagatGTGTGCGcgtgaccgaataccacccgatcccgtgaactccaggcaaaagatgcatTGTTCCATTCGCtgtcggagccttccggaactcattaATCCGGCTAGATGAAGAAAGATCGGCAACCGGAACATCTTCATCTTCGcgaaagaggaaccctaggaccaccaccatgAAAGCCGGAACAGTTGGCCCCCACGCCGCCGCCATGGATGGGATCCATggtccatcttcctcctccaactCGGCCGGTGAAGGTCCGCAACGATCCCGCTGCCACCCTTTCTCCGCGGAGTTCCGCCATGCCACTGCGTCTCCCGCCATGATCTAGATGAAGTAGCCGAAGGCCACCGCCACCAGACACGCCGCCCACTGTCGCCTCCCCTAGAGGACCCTACCTCCACGCGAAGGGGAGTCCATGGACGCGCCACCACCTCCCCTGCCTTTGGCAGTCGGACGCGACCGCCACCGCCGACCCCAACAGCGGCAGtggccaggaggaggaagatggaccGCCTCTTCTTGGGTTCGGGTCGTCGCCCGGAGCCGCCTCGCACGAGACGACCCGGGGCGAAGGTGGGAAGGGAGGAGAGGGGATGGGAGGGACGGTGGAGGGGCGGCGGCAACGCTGGGAGGGTGGAGGGACGGCGGCTAGGTCAGGGTAGATGATAGACATGCTAAGAAGGTTTATCACCAGGAGAATCTCTCTGTTCTACAAATGACCAAAATAAGGAGAGGATGGGTATGAGTCTGTTGACGGTATCGCCTTGATGAGACATATTGAGTTAATAAACGATTTGTTTACGAGCAAACTAATAAGTTGTCTGAAACTGAAAGCTTGGAATTCGAAGCATGTTTCACTACGCGCACCACACTACATGCCTCTTTGATTCGTATGATTCTAAATGTGGGAATATGAAAAACGCAATATCTTAATGTCAAGCACATTTCAATCCAATGCGATTTCATGTCATCAAAGTTTGTTTTATTTCATCACGGAATAAACAAAGGATTCCAAGAAATAGGTTCGAGTGGATGTCAGATTTCCTACACTGACCGAGCCTACCTGACGGTTCAGCCCGGCCCAATCTCTTTTCTCTTCCCCCGCTCCCCTGGGCGGCTCTCTCCTCACCGGCGGCGGCCACCAAGCGGCGTCCGGTTTGTCAGCAGGTAGCAGCGGCAtccggcggcggcgtaggcgagaTGAGAGTCAGTGGAAGCGGCGGCGGGAACGCCGGCGCGGTGTTCTACGCGGACAAGTACCACCCGATCCAGGCGGGCAGCATCGACGGCACGGACGTCGCCCCCCACGACAACGCCGTCCTCCGCGCCCTCCTCTGCTCCACCGCTGGCCTCTGTGCGTGCTCTCCGTTCCTCCGTTCCTCCTCCCCTCCCGTTTTACTCCTCTCCCATTCGCGCATCAACGCGCTGCAGGTCCCTCACTCGGTGTCTGATCTTTTTCGTCCCATTCCTTCTCTAGATGATCCGTTCGGGGACCCCAAGGCCGCCGGCGACCCCTACTGCACGGTGTTCGTCGGGCACCTCTCCCGCCTCACCGACGACGAGACGCTCCGGAAGGTGCGCCTCTCTGGCGTGTGCCTCTGTGCTTGGTTTGCTGGTGTATCCTTTCCTGTCTGATGGTCTGAACTGTTTCTGCTGATTCGGTGTGCCGAGCAGGCGATGGGCAGGTACGGGAAGGTGAAGAGCATGCGACTGGTGCGGGATATTGGTGGGTTAAGCATTTTGCTCATTGAATTCTACCATTTGTTACTCGAGAATAAATAGCTTGATTGGGGAACTTTGGAACCGTACATCACGAATTGCAGTGAAGATAAAATCAGTACAGTTTATCTCGGTTCAAATTGGAGTGTTCTATGTGGCATAGGTAACAAAGTGGAATGTTGTGCTACCTTCTGATAAACCTAAATGGGGAGTTTTATCTTGCTATCAAAAACAGTGTAGCATCAATCTCCGACTTTCAGGTCAACTCGCTAGGTCGGTAGTGCCTTAGCAGCTTCTTATTAGCTGTTCTTGTTGGTACACAGACAATTAGCAGTGTTTCATTAACGTGTGACTGATTGCATACCTCGATCTTTACAATTTCATTTTCACTGACCAGGCTACTACATTTGCAGTTACTGGTGCTTCTCGTGGTTATGCATTTGTGGAGTATGAAACGGACAGGGAGATGCGTCGTGCCTATGAGGTATCAATCAACTTTATAATATCTGAAAGTCTTTTTTTGCCTGCTTGTTTCCTGCTGCATTCTAGGCGTATATTTGAAATCTATTTGATACTGCCTTTGGCCGCAAGGATGCACACCATTCCATTATTGATGGCAGTGAAGTGATTGTAGACTACTACAGGCAACAACTTATGCCCGGATGGATACCAAGGAGGCTAGGTATGTGTCCATGCTTAAGTATAAATGTATAATGTATAACTCAGCGTGCTTGAGCTGATCTTCTTACTACATGGGATTGTCTTCTTACAGGTGGAGGCCTTGGAGGAAAGAAAGAATCTGGCCAGCTTCGATTTGGAGGTCGTGAGAGGCCATTTCGTGCTCCCTTGTATGAATTGAAACATTTGTTACATTTTTTATATTCTTACGAGAAGGGTCATGAGACTTCAGTAACAATGTGTATTTTTTGTAAAACACAGGCGGCCTATTCCTTATGATGAACTGAAAAAGCTCGGCATCCCACCACCACCTGAAGGGCGATATATGACACGTTTTCAGGTAGTTTTGTCACTTTTACCCTGTACTGCTAAAGGGGAGTGCTATTTAATATTTACACTAGGTATCACTGCTACATCAAATGTTAGAGCCTGTTGCATTTTCATCTCTTAATAGCTAAGAAAAAATGGAAGTGCTAATTCATGGTTTCTTCCAGCGACACCATAGAATAAACTGGCTGTTGCCTTGAAAGATTAGGAAGAATAGAAGAATATTTCTCAGTATGATATTAACTTGATATTCACTCATCATTGTCATTACTAAAACCTCATGAGTAGCTACAGACATTAGCACTGGCAAGTTAACCATGGCAGTGAGTGTTCTCACAATGAGGAACCATTTTTTTATTTACTCTGCTATCCCGATCTTTTGGAGTGAATATTAGTTTCTATTCTATGTACCTTATCTTTTAGAGTGGTTATTCCATGCCTGCTTGCTGCCATGGAGTGAAATAACATTATTGTACTCCCACTGTGACAGGTTCCCCCACCACCGAGACGAAAAGGTGGACACGTTGACAGGGAAGAGTCGCCACCTCCTAGGAGAAGATCCAAGGACAGGGCTGATAGCACCTACAGAAGGCAAAGTCCAACCGAAGACGAAGGCAGCCC encodes:
- the LOC127302400 gene encoding PTI1-like tyrosine-protein kinase 1, with protein sequence MSRWFCCCNFHSSQGHGSYHQREDEFRSSPDEKELCVRGKRKEENGFASKSDPTRPPPPIEVPEISLDELKEKTNNFGPKALIGEGSYGRVYYAILDSGTHVAVKMLDTSSDSEPDNEFLTQLLIASKLKHENFMEMLGYCVEGNQRLVAYEFATMGSLRDILHGRKGVPGAQPGPALDWMQRVKIAIDTAKGLEYLHEKAQPSIVHRDIRSSNVLLFEDYGAKVADFTLSNQSPDMAARLHSTRVLGTFGYHAPEFAMAGQITQKSDVYSFGVVLLELLTGRKPLDNSMPRGQRSLVIWATPRLTEDTVKECVDPRLKGECPPKGVARLAAVAALCVQYEPENRPSMSIVVKALSPLFQHKPQPPPAAPSDTCNG
- the LOC127302398 gene encoding uncharacterized protein, with the translated sequence MRVSGSGGGNAGAVFYADKYHPIQAGSIDGTDVAPHDNAVLRALLCSTAGLYDPFGDPKAAGDPYCTVFVGHLSRLTDDETLRKAMGRYGKVKSMRLVRDIVTGASRGYAFVEYETDREMRRAYEDAHHSIIDGSEVIVDYYRQQLMPGWIPRRLGGGLGGKKESGQLRFGGRERPFRAPLRPIPYDELKKLGIPPPPEGRYMTRFQVPPPPRRKGGHVDREESPPPRRRSKDRADSTYRRQSPTEDEGSPRRRKSSRDHREESQSRIRSSTYREASTHSRQRSPTEDDSDHCKKRSRREHGDIKSYDRHASAAQDDRDHHQKQRRSREHRDISSHSRQRSPTEDDGYHHRKSRRRNREPGDISSPSRQRSLAEYDSGHSKQRSREPGEVSPGNEDDRVRGGRTSTEASRSPRHRSHWGQRHYSEQTHDDGGSSRSRDGGRRSHSDRARSRRSESGDYSQ